Proteins encoded within one genomic window of Dermatophilus congolensis:
- a CDS encoding DUF2207 domain-containing protein produces the protein MGFIFLILAVVLTVAVLSRLLGGSDDAHDEVFEGVAPGIIPASETEAPTRQITAADRKLPVAVRFEAPERMRPEETGIIRDRNTSGSDVAAAFIAMTVEGYYRIENRAGDTSETTDTGTPSTTKPAKNTKDNWIITRTDKSPDDLEPLRRNLYESIFATGDTVALEAAKANMRGAALTLQQEINTGAITKGWYTAGGASRTAVGSALAAQTAGFQEYLGRAEQKQLQYEEAAGIFSRFLPWAVGLGVAKEWSGHFADIAAQAEADGYGDALMATWAADLAWWTGMAMLLNPGMFDGLGEAIGELSEGIEDFASDMLSFGSELFDEDPFTRFGGIFEDDTDSGVFGGLFDDDNL, from the coding sequence GTGGGGTTCATCTTTCTCATCCTGGCCGTCGTTCTCACCGTAGCTGTGCTCTCACGCCTACTCGGCGGCAGCGACGACGCCCACGACGAAGTATTCGAAGGCGTCGCACCCGGAATCATCCCCGCCTCCGAAACCGAAGCACCCACCCGGCAAATCACCGCCGCCGACCGCAAACTACCCGTCGCCGTCCGCTTCGAAGCCCCCGAACGTATGCGCCCCGAAGAAACCGGCATCATCCGCGACCGCAACACCAGCGGCTCTGACGTTGCCGCAGCCTTCATCGCCATGACCGTCGAAGGCTATTACCGCATCGAAAACCGCGCCGGCGACACCAGCGAAACCACCGACACCGGCACACCCAGCACAACCAAACCCGCCAAAAACACCAAAGACAACTGGATCATCACCCGCACCGACAAATCCCCAGACGACCTCGAACCACTACGCCGAAACCTCTACGAATCCATTTTCGCCACCGGCGACACCGTCGCCCTCGAAGCAGCCAAAGCAAACATGCGCGGCGCAGCACTGACCCTCCAACAAGAAATCAACACCGGCGCTATCACCAAAGGCTGGTACACCGCTGGTGGCGCAAGCCGCACCGCCGTCGGATCAGCCCTAGCAGCCCAAACCGCCGGATTCCAGGAATACCTCGGCCGCGCCGAACAGAAACAACTCCAATACGAAGAAGCCGCAGGCATCTTCAGCCGCTTCCTCCCCTGGGCTGTCGGGCTCGGCGTAGCCAAAGAATGGTCCGGCCACTTCGCCGACATCGCCGCCCAAGCTGAAGCAGACGGCTACGGAGACGCCCTCATGGCAACCTGGGCCGCCGACCTAGCCTGGTGGACCGGAATGGCCATGCTCCTCAACCCCGGCATGTTCGACGGGCTAGGCGAAGCAATCGGTGAACTCAGCGAAGGCATCGAAGATTTCGCCTCTGACATGCTCAGCTTTGGCAGCGAACTCTTTGACGAAGACCCCTTCACCCGCTTCGGTGGCATCTTCGAAGACGACACAGACTCAGGAGTCTTCGGAGGGCTTTTCGACGACGACAACCTCTAA
- a CDS encoding ATP-binding cassette domain-containing protein: MNNRIPTTEDPADPTHELRADNICAGYALGRAGRSRWRGWLDSPSRPGGTLVLDNISITIPAGTRFGLRADPGSGKTTLARVLAGYIEPLSGHVTCNGTPVTARKGTPHSDIHLLTSSPRQHADPQRTLAQFIAEPLLTSTAQSLPPIENTAVLRSATDGTETTAHSHDAIRYVWSRESHAAHTAALNHLTTTDEVRTAADFVKLTATVLHSRPEEVCLADLRRAAFARLLLAHPAYLICDEATTDETTTELLGAITQHLASNGTGILITSRTHDFLATCTDTVTELAAL; this comes from the coding sequence ATGAACAATCGGATCCCCACCACCGAGGATCCCGCCGACCCCACACACGAACTGCGAGCCGACAACATCTGCGCCGGATACGCCCTCGGACGCGCAGGTCGAAGCAGATGGCGAGGATGGCTCGACAGCCCTTCCCGCCCCGGAGGAACACTCGTCCTAGACAACATCAGCATCACCATCCCCGCCGGCACCCGATTCGGACTACGCGCAGACCCAGGCAGCGGAAAAACCACCCTCGCCCGCGTTCTCGCCGGCTACATCGAACCCCTCTCAGGCCACGTAACCTGCAACGGCACACCCGTGACCGCACGAAAAGGGACACCCCACAGCGACATCCACCTCCTCACCTCATCCCCACGTCAGCACGCCGACCCGCAACGCACCCTGGCCCAATTCATCGCCGAACCACTCCTGACCTCAACCGCCCAATCACTACCCCCCATCGAAAACACTGCCGTCCTACGCTCAGCAACCGACGGCACCGAAACCACCGCGCACTCCCACGACGCCATCCGCTACGTATGGAGCCGCGAATCACACGCAGCCCACACAGCTGCCCTTAATCACCTCACCACCACCGACGAAGTCCGCACCGCCGCCGACTTCGTCAAACTCACCGCCACCGTATTGCACTCACGCCCTGAAGAAGTCTGCCTAGCCGACCTGCGCCGCGCCGCATTTGCGCGCCTCCTCCTGGCCCACCCCGCCTACCTCATCTGCGACGAAGCCACCACCGACGAAACCACCACCGAACTCCTGGGCGCCATCACCCAACACCTCGCCAGCAACGGCACCGGCATCCTCATCACCAGCCGCACCCACGACTTCCTGGCCACCTGCACCGACACCGTCACAGAACTGGCCGCCCTATAA
- a CDS encoding MGMT family protein: MSELFADQVHEVVRLVPVGQVVTYGDLGELFGRSPRHVGRVMSGCDGRQVPWWRVVNASGRLPGFLLTEAVAQWRAEGMALRDDGCGVVLRLCRADLVALGDVIEASVGELPGLRRGSSDGFSPGDG, encoded by the coding sequence ATGAGTGAGTTGTTCGCAGATCAGGTGCATGAGGTTGTTCGGTTGGTTCCTGTGGGTCAGGTGGTGACGTATGGGGATCTGGGGGAGTTGTTTGGTAGGTCGCCGCGGCATGTGGGGCGGGTGATGTCTGGCTGTGATGGCAGGCAGGTACCGTGGTGGCGGGTGGTGAATGCTTCTGGGCGGTTGCCGGGGTTTCTTTTGACGGAGGCGGTGGCGCAGTGGCGTGCTGAGGGGATGGCGTTGCGTGACGATGGCTGTGGTGTGGTGTTGCGGCTGTGCCGGGCGGATCTGGTTGCCCTTGGTGATGTTATTGAGGCTAGTGTGGGGGAGTTACCGGGGTTGAGGCGGGGGAGTAGTGATGGTTTTTCCCCTGGTGATGGGTGA
- a CDS encoding recombinase family protein, translated as MRAIGYTRVSTADQAINGISLDTQRATLTSAAQARGWSIEIACDEAVSGTQDHRTGLDDALTRLDAGEADVLMVTRLDRLTRSVAGLADILTRADKGSWGLVILSPAIDTTDPAGRFTTTILACAAQYERDLIAQRTREALAHKKATGATLGRRRNVDPDIVARIHRQRSEKKSLRAIAEQLNTEGIPTAQGGAKWHASTVSAVLKLYPLTTQ; from the coding sequence ATGCGCGCTATCGGATACACCCGCGTTTCCACCGCAGACCAAGCAATAAATGGCATCAGCTTGGATACTCAGCGAGCCACACTCACCAGTGCCGCACAGGCGCGCGGATGGAGCATTGAGATCGCCTGCGATGAGGCAGTTTCCGGCACACAAGATCACCGAACTGGCCTCGATGATGCCCTGACCAGGCTTGATGCAGGCGAAGCAGACGTCTTGATGGTCACTCGACTCGATCGCCTCACGCGATCTGTGGCTGGCCTAGCTGACATTCTCACCCGTGCAGATAAAGGCTCTTGGGGGCTAGTCATTCTCAGCCCAGCCATTGACACCACTGACCCTGCAGGGCGTTTCACCACCACAATCCTGGCCTGCGCAGCCCAATATGAACGCGACCTCATCGCTCAGCGCACCCGCGAAGCTTTGGCACACAAAAAAGCCACTGGAGCAACGCTAGGCCGCCGCAGAAACGTTGATCCAGACATCGTGGCTCGAATTCACCGTCAACGCAGCGAGAAAAAATCTCTACGCGCCATCGCTGAACAACTCAACACCGAAGGAATCCCAACAGCACAAGGTGGCGCGAAATGGCACGCATCGACAGTCAGTGCAGTTCTGAAGCTGTATCCGTTGACAACGCAGTGA
- a CDS encoding GTP pyrophosphokinase, whose amino-acid sequence MADTAPDPRTHNVGVTDVMLAVNAGRIDSASFSHESVEALVAFRDRYKYALDEVLTKIRILREEFDNGICHSPIMHVKHRLKSYDSLIAKMQRLDCLYDLTAAAAVVRDIAGVRITCPYVADVYDICNILQRQPDLELLQIKDYIATPKPNGYRSLHLIVSVPVFLARQTLHLPVEIQIRTIAMDFWASVEHEIRYKYQATIPPHVERTLLDVAATATALDAQMAALRDEVQNCQSPATAVDASPPPSLGHNR is encoded by the coding sequence ATGGCGGACACAGCCCCCGACCCACGGACGCACAACGTCGGCGTTACCGACGTGATGCTGGCAGTTAACGCCGGCCGCATCGACTCCGCCTCGTTTTCCCACGAGTCTGTCGAAGCCCTCGTGGCGTTCCGTGATCGCTATAAATACGCCCTCGATGAAGTACTCACCAAGATCCGTATCCTGCGCGAAGAGTTCGACAACGGCATCTGTCACAGCCCGATCATGCACGTCAAACACCGTTTGAAAAGCTACGACAGTTTGATCGCCAAAATGCAGCGGCTCGATTGCCTCTATGACCTCACCGCAGCAGCAGCCGTCGTACGCGACATCGCCGGGGTGCGCATCACGTGCCCCTACGTCGCTGATGTCTACGACATCTGCAACATCCTGCAACGACAACCCGACCTCGAACTGCTCCAAATCAAGGACTACATCGCCACACCTAAACCCAACGGATACCGCTCACTGCACCTCATCGTGTCCGTACCGGTATTTCTTGCCCGCCAAACCCTGCATTTGCCTGTCGAAATCCAAATCCGCACAATCGCGATGGACTTCTGGGCCAGCGTGGAACACGAAATCCGATACAAGTACCAAGCGACTATCCCCCCGCACGTCGAGCGCACACTGCTGGATGTGGCTGCCACAGCCACTGCCCTCGATGCACAAATGGCGGCCTTGCGTGATGAAGTACAGAATTGCCAATCCCCCGCCACCGCAGTCGATGCCTCTCCCCCGCCGTCGTTAGGCCACAACCGTTAA
- a CDS encoding ATP-binding cassette domain-containing protein: MQGFLPSPPRPDVDYLGGLTTAIVVDQERMSANVRSTVGTVTEANTYLRMLFSRYGNPFVGSPQAFAFNVPSMSGAGAVTVSRGKGKVVKEKRSFSVTGGMCPQCEGTGSVSDVDVSAVYDENKSLAAGAILVPGYSMDGWFGRIFAGFGFPMDIPLKDFTPTQIEDLLYKEPTKFTADGANLTFEGVVSRIRTSMLSKDREAMQPHIRAFVDRAIVFRQCPQCAGTRLAQHALECRIAGKNIADACAMQVTDLAAWLREIEVPAAAPLLDGLCGLLDSFVEIGLGYLSLNRSSGSLSGGEAQRTKMIRHLGSSLTDVTYVFDEPSAGLHPHDVERLNAVLLRLRDKGNTVLVVEHNPAVIAIADHVVQMGPGAGPEGGMVCFAGGVDQWSSGEVSAGLLGAGMKCKSTVRAPVGVFPIRGANSHNLVGVDVDVPLGVLVAVTGVAGSGKSSLVHGSIVGEGVVSIDQSPIKGSRRSSVATYTGVFDPIRKAFAKANGVKPGLFSANSQGARPSCKGIGVVYTDLGFMETVSAPCEACGGVGFQSHVLEYSFGGGEDRDGCNIAQVLAMSVDSARIFFGQGHGRIPAVVKILDRISAVGLGYLTLGQSLTTLSGGERQRLRLAARMGEAAALLVLDEPTTGLHEVDVARLLGLFDRLVDAGSTVVVIEHRQEVIAHADWVIDLGPGAGRDGGRVVFTGTPAQMIAGEAGITGRCLARNADRTA; encoded by the coding sequence ATGCAGGGTTTCCTCCCTTCTCCGCCCAGGCCAGATGTTGACTATTTGGGCGGATTAACCACGGCGATTGTTGTTGACCAAGAACGGATGAGTGCAAATGTTCGCTCAACTGTCGGCACGGTGACGGAGGCAAATACCTACTTGCGGATGTTGTTTTCGCGGTACGGGAATCCATTTGTGGGGTCACCGCAAGCGTTTGCGTTCAATGTGCCTTCGATGAGTGGGGCTGGCGCAGTCACGGTTTCTCGAGGAAAAGGGAAAGTCGTCAAGGAGAAGCGCTCTTTTTCGGTGACTGGTGGAATGTGCCCGCAGTGCGAGGGGACCGGGTCAGTTTCGGATGTGGATGTGAGCGCTGTTTATGACGAGAACAAGTCATTAGCTGCCGGAGCGATTCTTGTTCCGGGGTACTCGATGGATGGGTGGTTCGGGCGTATTTTTGCCGGATTTGGATTCCCAATGGATATTCCGCTGAAAGATTTCACGCCTACACAGATCGAGGATCTTCTCTATAAAGAGCCGACGAAATTCACCGCGGATGGAGCGAACCTTACGTTTGAGGGAGTGGTGTCCCGTATCCGCACATCAATGTTGTCCAAAGATCGTGAAGCGATGCAGCCGCATATTCGTGCTTTTGTTGATCGCGCGATCGTGTTTCGCCAGTGCCCGCAGTGCGCGGGCACGCGTTTGGCTCAGCACGCTTTGGAATGCCGCATCGCCGGGAAGAACATCGCAGATGCCTGTGCCATGCAGGTGACAGATCTTGCGGCATGGCTCCGTGAGATTGAGGTTCCAGCAGCGGCGCCGCTGTTGGATGGCTTATGCGGGCTGCTTGACTCTTTTGTTGAGATTGGGCTGGGGTATTTGTCCCTTAACCGCTCTTCAGGAAGCCTTTCTGGTGGAGAGGCGCAACGTACGAAGATGATTCGTCACCTTGGGTCCTCGTTGACGGATGTGACGTACGTGTTTGATGAGCCTAGTGCTGGGCTGCATCCGCATGATGTTGAGCGGCTGAATGCGGTGTTGTTGAGGTTGAGAGACAAGGGAAACACCGTTTTGGTGGTGGAGCACAATCCCGCGGTGATTGCGATTGCTGATCATGTGGTGCAGATGGGGCCAGGTGCCGGCCCAGAAGGCGGGATGGTGTGTTTTGCGGGTGGGGTTGATCAGTGGAGCAGCGGTGAGGTGAGCGCAGGCCTTTTGGGTGCGGGGATGAAATGTAAATCTACGGTGCGTGCACCTGTGGGCGTTTTCCCGATTCGGGGAGCCAATTCACACAATCTCGTGGGGGTGGATGTGGATGTGCCGTTGGGGGTATTGGTGGCGGTTACGGGGGTGGCTGGGTCAGGTAAGAGTTCTTTGGTGCATGGGTCGATCGTGGGGGAAGGGGTGGTGTCGATAGATCAGTCGCCTATCAAAGGTTCGCGTCGTTCCAGCGTCGCTACATATACAGGTGTGTTTGATCCGATACGGAAAGCGTTTGCAAAGGCTAATGGGGTTAAGCCGGGGTTGTTTAGCGCAAATTCGCAAGGAGCGCGCCCCAGCTGCAAAGGCATCGGTGTCGTATATACAGATTTGGGTTTTATGGAAACCGTGAGTGCTCCGTGTGAGGCATGCGGGGGAGTGGGGTTTCAATCCCATGTTTTGGAGTACAGCTTTGGGGGAGGGGAAGACAGGGACGGGTGTAATATCGCGCAGGTTTTAGCAATGTCGGTGGATAGTGCACGGATTTTCTTCGGGCAAGGACATGGACGCATCCCTGCCGTGGTGAAAATTCTTGACCGAATCAGTGCTGTTGGCCTCGGGTACCTGACTTTGGGGCAGTCATTAACAACGCTTTCTGGAGGCGAACGGCAACGCTTGCGACTTGCTGCACGCATGGGTGAAGCGGCGGCGCTGCTTGTGCTCGATGAGCCCACTACTGGTTTGCATGAGGTTGATGTGGCGCGACTGTTGGGGCTTTTTGACCGACTTGTTGACGCAGGTTCCACGGTTGTGGTGATCGAGCATCGTCAGGAGGTCATTGCACATGCAGATTGGGTCATTGATCTTGGTCCTGGGGCGGGCAGAGACGGGGGGCGTGTTGTTTTCACGGGAACACCTGCCCAGATGATTGCCGGCGAGGCTGGCATAACAGGCAGGTGCTTGGCTCGTAACGCAGATAGGACTGCTTAA
- a CDS encoding CsbD family protein, with protein MGFDDKVKNAATDLQGKVKEAVGKVTGDSKQEAAGRADQAEADLKKASEHVKDAFKN; from the coding sequence ATGGGTTTTGATGACAAGGTCAAGAACGCTGCGACGGATCTTCAGGGCAAGGTGAAGGAAGCCGTGGGGAAGGTCACCGGTGATAGCAAGCAGGAGGCTGCTGGCCGCGCTGATCAGGCAGAAGCTGATCTGAAGAAGGCTAGCGAGCACGTGAAAGATGCGTTTAAGAACTGA
- the trpS gene encoding tryptophan--tRNA ligase, with amino-acid sequence MNDHDDAGEALARSTSEASYKAAQERSAAVEAAIAEDASRFRVLTGDRPTGNLHLGHYFGSLRNRVRLHDAGVDTWLVVADYQVIADRDGVGPIAERVRSLVTDYIAVGIDPEKATIFPHSAIPALNQLMLPFLSLVTDAELRRNPTVKAESDATNGRPMSGLLLTYPVHQAADILFCKANLVPVGKDQLPHLEQTRLIAQRFDKRYGRAGDGKTPVFRRADALLSEAPSVLGTDGQKMSKSRGNTVELRMSADETAKVLKKAVTDSERHITFDPENRPEVSNLVQLAALATNRAPLEIAEEIGDGGSGQLKKLVIESVNDMLAPIRARRAEAEADPAIIENTLRRGIERANDVANDTLNEVREAMQMHYL; translated from the coding sequence CTGAACGACCACGACGACGCCGGCGAGGCACTCGCACGCTCCACATCAGAAGCCTCATACAAAGCAGCACAAGAACGCAGCGCCGCAGTCGAAGCCGCCATCGCCGAAGACGCCTCCCGCTTCCGCGTCCTCACCGGCGACCGCCCCACCGGCAACCTGCACCTCGGCCACTACTTCGGATCTCTACGCAACCGGGTCCGCCTCCACGACGCCGGTGTCGACACCTGGCTCGTCGTCGCCGACTACCAAGTCATCGCCGACCGCGACGGCGTAGGCCCCATCGCCGAACGCGTCCGCTCCCTCGTCACCGACTACATCGCCGTGGGCATCGACCCCGAAAAAGCAACCATCTTCCCCCACTCGGCCATCCCCGCCCTCAACCAGCTCATGCTGCCCTTCCTGTCCCTGGTCACAGACGCCGAACTGCGCCGCAACCCCACCGTCAAAGCCGAATCCGACGCCACCAACGGCCGCCCCATGTCCGGCCTCCTCCTGACCTACCCCGTCCACCAAGCCGCAGACATCCTCTTCTGCAAAGCCAACCTTGTCCCCGTCGGCAAAGACCAACTCCCCCACCTCGAACAAACCCGCCTCATCGCCCAACGCTTCGACAAACGCTACGGCCGCGCCGGCGACGGCAAAACCCCCGTCTTCCGCCGCGCTGACGCCCTCCTGTCCGAAGCCCCTAGCGTGCTAGGCACCGACGGACAAAAAATGAGCAAGTCCCGCGGCAACACCGTCGAACTGCGCATGAGCGCCGACGAAACAGCCAAAGTCCTCAAAAAAGCCGTCACCGACTCTGAACGCCACATCACCTTCGACCCAGAAAACCGCCCCGAGGTCTCCAACCTCGTCCAACTCGCCGCGCTGGCCACCAACCGCGCCCCCCTGGAGATCGCCGAAGAAATCGGCGATGGCGGCTCCGGGCAACTCAAAAAACTCGTCATCGAATCGGTCAACGACATGCTCGCCCCCATCCGAGCACGCCGCGCCGAAGCCGAAGCCGACCCCGCCATCATCGAAAACACCCTGCGCCGCGGCATCGAACGAGCCAACGACGTCGCTAACGACACCCTCAACGAAGTCCGCGAAGCAATGCAGATGCACTACCTGTAA
- a CDS encoding M15 family metallopeptidase produces MTHSSRTHTTTHATGTHSRAHATTWAQRITTSVALAILATSTAPAPATAETTTPQTAQTGTPGADERGPLNKNEVAAQLAQAEKLRTQLAQQNAQLAAASQRLDAAAAAATTAMEKYAYAKRALEAAISTEKTEREKLRQLSQHVTDAKRDVEAMAIDAYTNGNGPLADLAAIIKVATGTRDQLSAATLSAYLADIRNSQREHYTSLAQRQQTAATAAATARITREKATTAAATAKAAADATVATHQAAATALAAQVAATRGKIAATESTPTDAAAAAALAQREAADALSNSTSCSTNNTTYPNGLFPDSALCPLATAPGHKLRPSAASAFDRMSTAYRKETGNYLCVSDSYRSLAEQVDIRRRKPNLAAVPGQSHHGLGIAIDLCGGIENFGTIAYQWMKQNAPLYGFYHPTWAEPTGSKPEPWHWEYAN; encoded by the coding sequence GTGACACACTCGTCGCGCACACACACCACAACCCACGCCACGGGAACTCACAGCCGAGCCCACGCCACAACCTGGGCGCAACGCATCACCACCTCTGTCGCGCTAGCCATCCTCGCCACCAGCACCGCCCCAGCACCAGCCACGGCAGAAACCACCACCCCACAAACAGCACAAACCGGCACCCCCGGCGCAGACGAACGCGGCCCCCTCAACAAAAACGAAGTCGCCGCCCAACTCGCCCAAGCCGAAAAACTACGCACCCAACTCGCGCAGCAAAACGCACAACTAGCAGCCGCCTCACAACGCCTCGACGCCGCCGCAGCAGCAGCCACCACAGCGATGGAAAAATACGCCTACGCCAAACGTGCCCTTGAAGCCGCCATCTCCACTGAAAAAACCGAACGCGAAAAACTACGCCAACTCAGCCAACACGTCACCGACGCCAAACGAGACGTCGAAGCCATGGCCATCGACGCCTACACCAACGGCAATGGCCCCCTGGCAGACCTAGCGGCCATCATCAAAGTCGCCACCGGCACCCGCGACCAGCTCTCCGCAGCCACCCTGTCCGCATACCTCGCCGACATCCGCAACTCCCAACGAGAGCACTACACCAGTCTGGCCCAGCGACAACAAACCGCAGCTACCGCCGCAGCCACTGCCCGCATCACCCGCGAAAAAGCCACCACTGCCGCCGCAACAGCCAAAGCAGCCGCCGACGCCACCGTTGCCACCCATCAAGCCGCAGCCACTGCCCTAGCCGCTCAAGTAGCCGCCACCCGCGGAAAAATCGCCGCCACCGAAAGCACCCCCACCGACGCCGCAGCAGCAGCTGCTCTGGCCCAACGCGAAGCCGCCGACGCCCTCAGCAACAGCACCAGCTGCTCCACCAACAACACCACCTACCCCAACGGCCTCTTCCCCGACTCAGCACTGTGCCCCCTGGCCACCGCTCCAGGACACAAACTACGCCCTAGCGCAGCCAGCGCCTTCGACCGCATGAGCACCGCCTACCGGAAAGAAACCGGAAACTACCTGTGTGTTTCCGACTCCTACCGATCACTCGCCGAACAAGTCGACATCCGCCGCCGCAAACCCAACCTCGCCGCAGTACCCGGCCAAAGCCACCACGGTCTAGGCATCGCCATCGACCTGTGCGGAGGAATCGAAAACTTCGGCACCATCGCCTACCAGTGGATGAAACAAAACGCCCCCCTCTACGGCTTCTACCACCCCACATGGGCAGAACCAACCGGCAGCAAACCTGAACCCTGGCACTGGGAATACGCCAACTAA
- a CDS encoding RNA polymerase-binding protein RbpA, whose protein sequence is MAERSLRGTNLSALSMETDENVVLSERRISKYECPNGHISELPFSIEADIPPIWECRCGQEAKLADGPDPEHKPGKHVRTHWDMLLERRSEEELAEVLIERVNVVRARRGEEPLTSLR, encoded by the coding sequence ATGGCAGAACGTTCGCTTCGAGGAACCAACCTCAGTGCCCTGAGCATGGAGACCGATGAGAACGTCGTCCTCAGTGAGCGCCGCATCTCCAAGTACGAGTGCCCCAACGGGCACATCAGTGAGCTGCCCTTCTCCATCGAGGCCGACATTCCCCCGATCTGGGAGTGCCGCTGCGGCCAGGAAGCCAAACTGGCCGACGGCCCCGACCCCGAACACAAACCGGGCAAACACGTCCGCACCCACTGGGACATGCTTCTCGAACGTCGCAGCGAAGAAGAACTCGCCGAAGTACTCATCGAACGCGTCAACGTCGTCCGAGCCCGCCGCGGCGAAGAACCACTGACCTCACTGAGGTAA
- a CDS encoding polyprenol monophosphomannose synthase — translation MDHFSEPQPRQTYEPVQRPVVLIPTYNEKENVKRAVRGVREALPAADVLVLDDASPDGTGQIADALAAEDEHVFVRHRAGKEGLGKAYLDGFAWAAERGYDAVVEMDADGSHRVADLPAVVAAIDGADVSIGSRWIPGGSVVNWPLHRKVLSVGANTYTRVLLGMPVHDATAGFRVYRVSALETMGLDGVQSHGYCFQIDLTWRAVKKRLKIVEVPIAFVEREEGTSKMSSDIIVEALRNVTVWGIKYRCGQVAGLASRVVGAVKRSRS, via the coding sequence ATCGATCACTTCTCCGAGCCCCAGCCCCGTCAGACGTATGAGCCGGTTCAGCGGCCGGTTGTTCTCATCCCGACGTACAACGAGAAGGAGAACGTGAAGCGTGCGGTGCGGGGGGTGCGTGAAGCGCTACCTGCTGCGGATGTGTTGGTGCTCGATGATGCCTCTCCGGATGGTACGGGGCAGATCGCTGATGCGTTGGCGGCTGAGGATGAGCACGTGTTTGTGCGGCATCGTGCGGGTAAAGAGGGGCTAGGGAAGGCCTATCTGGATGGGTTTGCTTGGGCCGCCGAGCGAGGCTATGACGCTGTGGTTGAGATGGACGCGGATGGTTCGCATCGGGTTGCTGATTTGCCGGCTGTTGTTGCGGCGATTGATGGTGCGGATGTCTCGATTGGGTCGCGGTGGATTCCTGGTGGTTCGGTGGTGAATTGGCCGCTGCATCGCAAGGTTTTGTCTGTGGGTGCTAACACGTATACGCGGGTGCTGCTGGGGATGCCGGTGCATGATGCTACGGCTGGTTTTCGGGTGTATCGGGTGAGTGCGTTGGAGACGATGGGGCTCGATGGGGTGCAGTCGCATGGCTACTGTTTCCAGATCGATTTGACGTGGCGTGCGGTGAAGAAGCGGTTGAAGATTGTTGAGGTGCCGATCGCGTTTGTTGAGCGTGAGGAGGGCACTTCCAAGATGAGCTCGGACATCATCGTGGAGGCATTGCGGAATGTGACGGTGTGGGGGATTAAGTATCGGTGTGGCCAGGTCGCGGGGCTTGCTTCACGGGTGGTGGGTGCGGTGAAGCGTTCGCGTTCGTAA